Genomic DNA from Salvia miltiorrhiza cultivar Shanhuang (shh) chromosome 1, IMPLAD_Smil_shh, whole genome shotgun sequence:
atCATTTCCTACTGTAATCGGTTGACACTCTTTAATAAGTCAAAAATTGTGGGTTATGCAAAATCCCTTATTTTGTATTATCTTGctgttaaattaaattaaatgtattataattaaacataattttttttatgttcgAACGTCCACACAGGAGACTCTCTTAATTAAATAGTACTCAAACATATTTGTAAGGGAGATGacataacttaaaaaaaaaaataagttgtgcATTTGGTGAGCGGAGAAAATGTCCTGTAAATTAAAAAACATGAtgataattaatgaaattattttaaaaaatgatggTTCAACTAGTGACATGTGCGTAAATATGTGAGAATTGTAAGGATGATAGTTATTGTGattgttttcaaaaatagaTTAACAAAATATTTTGTGGacgaatcaaaataaaaaataggaaGATGTGTAATAATTTTGTGGacgaatcaaaataaatatgtaaGACTACCATTAAAGTTTCAATGATTTAATcatcaattattattatcaaaaaaaaaaaaaaaacacacacacatcaaTTATCTATTCCTAAACTTAAAACAAAAACGATTAATATCATGGCTTGCAGGTTGCAGCTGCACGAATAGTTTGAAGCTTATGACTTCAAATTTGACTAAttcttttaagaaaaaattaaaccttaaaccctaaTAAAACGTAATCAAGTTTGAAGTAAAACATGAATGAGAAAGCGGCCCCACAGCGGCTGCCTAGTTTGTAACGAAGCCTAACTGTTTTTTAAGTTCATTCAACAATGGCGTTCCTCTGTTCTGACCAATCTACCCCTTCACACACACACTGCGCATGAACATATACGTGCAACCAACTGAATCTACACACTCACACCGCGCATTTGCATAAATACTGCGCCCAAGCTGTCAGATCCGATCCAATCAAACACAGCAATCTTCTGAAAAAATTAAGAGAATTTTCATGGCGGCGGAGCGCGGCGAGAAATGGGTTCTGAGTGTGACGGCGCAGACGCCGACGAACATAGCGGTGATTAAGTACTGGGGGAAGAGGGACGAGGAGCTGATTCTTCCGATCAACGACAGCATCAGCGTCACGCTCGACCCTGGCCACCTCTGCACCACCACCTCCGTCGCTGTCAGCCCCGCCTTCACCCATGATCGTATCTGGCTCAACGGAAAGGTATAATCGATCGCGTTCTATTTTTCTTCTtgttaattttgtttgattgcTTTAAGTTGATGCTATTTGTGACCCGGGGTTATAAAGCTCGCTGTGGTGGGCCTTTTTGTATTCCGTATGCAAATGTGTGCGCGCGCGTTAATTCAAGCACAAAATGATGATTTCTGCAGCATATTCTTTTCCTTgtataattgttatttttggtTTGAGCTCGGTATAAAAGTGAATATAAATCTCAAGATTGGCTTGTTCAACTAGTGAGTTGACTAAGAAATGTGGAGTGAAGTAGAATTACTGGAAATAttggaaataataatcaggCTAAGTTAGTGCCGATCACAGCTGTAGCTCGATACGATTATTAGGTTCACAAAGATGTCTGCTCTATTCTTTTAGTTAGGCTTGTACTAACTAGGATTTTAATGGTGCGCTATTTGTTCAGTTACTTCcatgaaaaaaattattactgGTACTAACTGATGTTGACCTGCAATGCTAATGAACTATTCTTttggatatttttttattgttagaTTGACTCTTGTTTTTTATGTTTGGTTCTGCTTGATTATAGTTCAGTAaggattttatttctttaatatTTGTATGATGCTGAAGAGTGAAACTGTTAAAGCACTAGAGAATTCTGGTTTTTAAGTGTATCTTATGTACTTCTTACTTGTGTAGGAGGTATCTCTTTCTGGAGGCAGATTCCAAAATTGCTTGAGAGAACTTCGCTCACGTGCCACTGATtttgaggatgagaagaagggTATCAAGATCAACAAAAAGGACTGGGAGAAGCTGCGAGTGCACATTGTTTCTTATAACAATTTCCCTACGGCTGCTGGTTTAGCATCGTCGGCTGCTGGTTTGGCATGCCTGGGTAATTTTATATTCCCTCAATCACTTGCTTACAGAATCAAAAGATCCTGCCTTTTCTTTCCACATTGCATGATTTATCTTGCATTCCTTCAAACAAGGAAGCAGTTCTAGGCTTGGAGTTGTGTAAATGAGCTTTCTGATTACCTGAATATGAATAGCAGTTTTACATCCTTATACTTGGAACTAGCTTATCTTATTTTGATTTGAGTTGTTCACCCAAAATTCTAGTTCTATGTTCATAAATTgtcaacaaaagatattggtGACTATATTCTAATTTGGTGTTATTGTAAATGTCTTTTCTTTATAGTAAAATGACTGAAATATTTCAGTTCTACATTCTTTTTTGCATAACTAAGgtgatcatttttttttcagttttttcccTGGCAAAGCTAATGAATGTGAAAGAAGATCACAGCAAACTGTCTGCTATTGCAAGGTAAATATAGATTTCCTGAGTTCATTCATCTCGGATATGTCTTCAATATTTTCTGACCCATATATTTTGTGAAAAATTTAGCCTGATCTTTATTCTAGATAGATCTGAATAGAATTTAGTtcaaaattaatgattttttgcTGTATATACATATCAGGCAAGGCTCAGGAAGTGCTTGCCGCAGCTTGTATGGTGGATTTGTCAAGTGGATCATGGGAAAAGTAATTTTCATAAACAGATTATTTTTTACACTTTTGTTCATTGATTGTTGTTACTTTTCTAATTAGTTTCTCTGGATGACTGCAGGAGGATAATGGCAGTGACAGTATTGCTGTGCAACTTGCCGATGAAAAGCATTGGGATGACCTCGTTATTATTATTGCAGTGGTGTGTATCTCAGTATCTGTATTTCTCTTAATGTCACATTCAGTTACCAGCTTATGTGTGTAATTGTGTTTTTTAAAGTTGAGACTAGCTTaggttattttttctttctttccctCTGGAAAGGTGGAGGGAACAATGAACAGCcacttttaaaaaaagaaaataaaaattcggATTTACCTAGATATTTAATGACTCGCTCTATCTATTACAGTCAATTGATTCTTGTAAGTCTTCCTACTAGACTGTGCTGACGACTGTTTCGATTTTCATAGCAGGAAACTCAATATTTGAATTGGAATCATTAGGAAATCATGTGATTAGTAATTGGATCTTTAGCTTTTGAGCTAAATAACTTCTATCTTCTTGCTATCCATTTACGTGCAAGATATCCATCATGGACCTCTCCTTTAACAaggacaaaaaaaaatgtttcttcTAGTCATGTGATTCTGCATGGATTAAGCATATTACTTGTTATAAGTGGTGTTTGTCTGAATTTCAGGTAAGTTCAAAACAGAAGGAAACTAGTAGTACATCCGGAATGCGTGACACGGTTGAAACCAGTGCTCTTATAAAACATAGAGCAAAGGTATGTCAGTGACGTTCCCTGGTACTGTATGAATTCTGTCAATATTTCACGTCTCActtgatttttgaaattgttaTCAGCCCTCCCGAGTCTCTTTTCTGTCTTCTTCTATATGCTGGATAGTATGGTGTCATTTTTTAGATTAGACGAAGAATCCAATGTCTTTTGTGTGTGCTGTAACTTCACAGGAAGTAGTACCGAAGCGTATAAAAGAAATGGAAGAAGCTATAGCTAAGCGTGATTTTCCATCCTTTGCTCGTCTGGCTTGTGCCGATAGTAATCAGTTCCATGCAGTTTGCTTGGACACCCTGCCCCCCATATTCTACATGAATGACACGTCTCACAGGCAAGCACTCTGAATTTCATCCTTTATTTTACCTTTTCAAATATTGagcatttatttataaatcataAATTTGAATCTCATCGAGTCGTGAATATTTCAGGATTATCGGCTGTGTTGAGAAATGGAATCGTCATGAAGGATCACCTCAGGTTCATTTCTCATTCTCTTTTAACCGAATTCTATGTTCCCTAAAGACTTCAATGAATAGGGAAAGTATATCAACTTGCATTTGAGAACAAATACCTTTGAACTAACTGACAATTTCTACCACTTTCTCTGGATGTGGGCCTTTTCCGTTCATCTTCACAAGCTTATAAGAAATCGAGATAGCCAAAACACAATGACTTCCTATGCAAAATTGGATTGTTTGACCACCAACTTCCTCTTAATCTCTTGTCACACGAGTACACGACACATGCTAGTTATTTGCAGATTGACTTTAGATAGAAGGTTACTAATAGATAGATGATTCACAGGTGGCTTATACCTTTGATGCTGGGCCAAATGCAGTACTAATCTCAAAAAACAGAAAGACTGCAGCCCTTCTGCTTCAGAGGCTGCTCTTTCACTTCCCTCCTCAATCAGATGCTGATTTGAACAGGTAGTTCTGAGCTCCAAAATTGTACGAGTGATCTTGTTTTTCTTGCATATAATTTTGACACGCGACAACTCATGTGGTATTTCCTATACGACCCCCATCTCCACAGCTATGTCATTGGTGACAAGACAATACTAAAAGATGCTGGCATTGAGGACTTGAAGGATATCGAAGCTTTGGCTCCACCTCCTGAAATTAAGGAGAATGCTTCAACCCAGAGATGTAGGGGAGACGTTAGCTACTTTATCTGCACAAGACCTGGAAGAGGTCCCGTTGTGCTAGCCGATGAAAGCCAGTCCCTTATTAACCCTGAAACTGGGCTGCCCAAGTAAATAGTATCGTTTTAAAAGTCGTGTTCTTACTAAGAAGATTCAAGCTGTGAACCTTTACATTTGTTGTTGTGAGGAGTTTTTCTTGTTAAGCCGTTTCCTCTTGTTTTTCACCAAATTATTGTGTAAACATCCCTTCAaaattattaacaaataaattgaGTTTTCCATAAGTTTGTCTGCTTATCTCTTTCCAATGTAAAAACTCTTGCTTTCACAGGAATAGCTATCTTCAGACATAATACTTGAAAATATCTGTATAACTGCCAAATGAAATCATTGTACACAATTTCCTTATTCCTAACTCCTTGTGAGCTACATTCTATCAAGAGTTGGAATGAATTCATACAACATGAAGTCTCAACAGACATAAATAAGAAGACGATACATGCATCCAACATTTCTAAAATCACTTGTCGCCTACCAGAAGAGTGTTCAAGATAGCATCTGTGGCAGAGATATCAGCATGTGCAAACAGATGCCCTGCATTTGGCATTTCATGGTAATGTATCCAAGGGAGCTTCTTTGCAATGTAGCGCTGCAGAGTGACGGGCACCAAGCCATCAGTGTCGCCCTGCCACAAGTGCACGGAGCCTTCTCTGCCGAGGAAAGGATTGTCAAGATTCATCGGATCAAAATCCCAACTCCCAAACCCAATCCTCATATCGCGGTGAAGTGACTCATACACTCCCTGTTGCGTTGAATAATCCTGTCCACAAGCAAGCATCAATGTGGAATCTTAATCTATCTTGCTTGAACTAAATGTAGTCCCCTCAGTTTCTAAAAGAAGAGATCCTAAACTAGACATTGCTGCAGACAACAAGAAGATATGTATAAGTGTGACCAAGAGATGAAATCAAGTACCCTATCAACCAGTTTCGCGTGTAATTTTGCCAGAACTTGGAGATCCGGTGCAGTGAGATTAGGTCTTCCAGCAGCAACACTAGAGGCAGGAAACCATTTCTGAGTGTTCCACCAATAAACCAGCGAGGGAGAGTAGTGTGCCACCCGTAACGCCCACTGGTCTTGGGGGGACTGCTCATAGTATGCTTCTGTTGCTAGCTTTGCAGGAAAACTCGGCCACCAGTAATTGATAACGGGAGCTATCAGCGCCGCTCCTGCTAGCCTACCAGTTTATCAAAGAGAAATGTATCAAATCAAGTCTAGAGAAACAGTGATCTAAATGCATTATACCTGTGAGGAATGTACTTGAGGCATCCCCAAACCACTTGCCCTCCCATGGAATTCCCAATAACGTAAAACTTGGGGCCGAGTTCCAGTTGATCTCCGAGCTCTTCTATGTCCAACGCAGTGCTTTCCATCGTCCTTTTTGGGTCGGGATCACTCTCTCCATAACCCGGTCTATCAAAAGAAACCAAGTATATCCCCAGTTTCTCGACCAACGCCTGCAAAGTAGTTACGAGTCACCTTCACCAACAACATAGATAGCAAAGTAGAAAAGGGGAGGGAGGGGGGTTCCTATTTGGTGCAATACCGATCTAGCTATATGAGCCTCGTTTTTATTAGAGCTAAAGCCATGAACCAGAATGATCTTATAGTTAGCTGTCTCTTTGGAGACTCCATGCTCCATGTAGGCTAAGTGTCTTCCATCTCTAAGTCGGATTCTAGGCCCTTCGACTGATGGGCCACCGGTAGAGCCACAGAGTCGAGGAGGTGGAGGACACAAGGCTTGGTACGCCCATGCTAGAAACGCGATCAACAACACTGCTATAATTTTCCAAAACATAGCTGAAAATGCCAAATAACAATTCTTGTGACTTTTTCATTAGAAGCATGATTAAGTGAGATTTCAACAAGACTGGTTTACATAATACAGGAGAGCAACATTAGTAGCAAAAATCTCTTAtgcaaaatcatcaaaactaacTGGATCCTTATATAAAGAAGCAAACTATAATACTATTTTCCTACACATGTACATAATCCACAGTCACAAACTGATCTTATGCAAAATTGTCTTGCAACTAAAATACGAGAATCATGAGAAGACAACTATAATGGTTTggaaaaatatatatgatattgtgtAACAATCAACATTATTCTGCAAGATATCTTTGTTCAGCAGAAACTGCTACTCTTATCAAATACTACTATTCAAAATTCCcaagaaataaaacaaagctTTACCAATTTTCTTGAAATCAAAATAAAGCTTCATCAATTGTATCTTCATCAGAATATTACATTGTAATTAACTGAAATGTTaaagaagatggaatcccagATTCAGTTTAATCGACTCCAAGAATCCAAGTTCACAGCGCTCAGATAAATTACTTAGAGCTAATAATAGCAAAAGCACAGCTAAAATTTCAAGAAATAGGGGAATATGAATATGAAAACAACTATAAGTTCTCCAACTAGGCCACATACTAAACAAACACATATAATAAGAATCTGAAATTGAATCTTGTGCAAGAAAATCTCAAACAGAAGCTAAATTACCCAAAGCTTCAACCTTTAAGATACAGTGAGCTTTATGGATTGCTTTCAGCTAATGCACAATTTTTCAAGTCATCAAAGTAGGAAGGAATGAATTAATCAAAAGCAAAATAAACAAAAAGGAAAACTTCGGTTTTGTAAAGAAGTGGTAGTTGAAGTTTAAATACTTTTTTCCGAGTGGATACGCCTGCTCCGACAATGATGTCAGAATAGAAACTGGTATAACATATTTGactatttatagtaataatttgaaaattagtattttttttagacgaatttaaaattgatattttcaatttttttttcattttttttaatttaaaaacgaTATTAAAGCTTCATTtttggaaataaaaaaaaaaaaaactcaaaaagaaTTGTTGCTCAAACAAGATAATACAGAATTAGATATTTTAATCCTAGCTAAATCTAATTGATTGAATGGATATTGCAAAACATTTATGTTAACCAAAACAAGACAAAGTCTTATGTAAGGATGTTTTCACAGGAGATCACAACTTTTGCATATATATTTAGAAATGGGAATTACAAAgttgaaataaaatattcaagtaatatttttgtttttatttatatataaaaaccAATATCTACAGCATTTGTATGTAatttattagttttattgaaGTGGAcagagaaaaatattaaaattaattttattaattatagttTCGCACGTAAACTTGGTAGGTGGCCGGCTTCGATCAACAAAATAATCTGTCACACCAACCCATTTTACGATGTATTTTTAGTAGAAACCATTACGTGAAAACTAATTTTATTCAATACAAATGTAAGAAGggttaatattaaaaaaatatccaaTTTCATATcatgataaaaatatataaaaactatccactttttatatgaaaatacatttttgcccttaatgaataaaagaaacaaaataaatgggtatatttttttattttgcctcATACTAAAAAACACTTTATAGTATTAATTGCATTACATCAACTCAATAATCACAGAAATTAGTAAATAAAATGTGTGAAGTCAGTCCCCAAGGGACATCAAACGGTGTGACCTCCTGTACGTGAACAGTGAGGTTTTggattcaaaccccactgctccatcaagttaaaaaaaaaatgtgtgaaGTCATGTAAATAACGTATGCATTTATTAGATTTGAATCATCATCACTAACAAAAGGGCAAAAAAGAAGCAGGAAATGTATTTTGTTCATCAAGAGAGAGATCATAGATCAAAACCAGCAATCAACCAAATGCATTGAAAAATCTTAGCATACCACTATACCACTATACCAGACTTGTTCTAGTAAAGGCttctttccaaaaaaaaaaataacatagaATTGGCATAAATTTAATCTCAAAGATTGGATGAATCACAGTGAGTTCACAAAAACAATGAATCAGTGATCCATTTTATGAGGTATGAAAAGCTTGGTGAAGATAGCATCTTTGATAGCAGTTTCACCACATGAGAAGAGATGGCCAGCATTTGGCAGTTCATGGTATTGTATCCATGGAAGCTTCTGGACAATGTAGCGTTGAAGAGAGACGGGCACGACGCCGTCTTCAATCCCATGCCACACATGAACAGATCCTTCTCCATGGGGGAACGGATTCTCAAGCTTCATAGGATCCAAATCCCTATCCCCAAATCCAACCATCATGTCGCGGTGGTATGACTCGTGCACCCCCTGTTGCGTTGCATACGCCTTGTGAGACACTCCCGATGCAACCATTCTTGCAACGATCTCAAGGTCGGGCACAGTGAGGTTTTGTGTCCCTGCAGCAACGCTTGAGCCCGGGAACCATTTCTGAGTGTTCCACCAGTAGACGAGCCACGGGGCATAGCGTGCCACACGCAATGCCCATTGGTCCTGAACAGGTTGGAGAGCGTATGCGTCTCTGGCCAACGCCCGAGGAAAACTAGGCCACCAGTAGTTCACAACAGGAGCTAACAATGCAGCTCCTGCTAGCCTGTCATTTATCTCAATAATATGTGATCTCAGCCAATATATATTGCTACAAAATATATTGCTTCAAAATACATATGCTAGCTACCTGTGAGGAATGTACTTGAGGCATCCCCAAACGGCCTGCCCTCCCATGGAAGTTCCGATGATGTAAAACTTGGGGCCGAGTTCTAACTGATCTCCGAGCTCTTCTATGTCGAATGCTAAGCTCTGTATGGTCCTCTTTGGGTTGGGGTCGCTCTCTCCATAACCGGGCCTATCGAAGGACACGAAGTATATACCTAGTTTCTCCACCATTTCCTGTTGGAAATCATTTGCAGCATCAGCCTTGAACAGGAATAGACAGAAAGGGAAAACAAGATTACCGTTGCAGTGATGGAGGCTTCGTGTTTGCTAGAGCTAAAGCCATGAACCAAGATGACCTTGTATTTGGCTGCCTCTTTGGGGACTCCATGTTCCTTGTATGATAGGTGCCTTCCATCCCTAAGTTTGATTCTAGGACCTACGAGGGGCGGCCCGCCCCTCGTGCCACAGAGGCGGGGCGCTGGAGGCCGGAATGCCCGGTAACCCCATGCCACCAAACCCATCAACAACACCACTCTCATTTTCCAAGACATGGCTGTAAATAGGAGAAACACAACATTTTGATGTGCCTTTTTTTGAATTGAGATTCCATTGATTGAGCAAGGGCTTGTATAATATCAAAATGTAATAATGGGATGCAGTTTTTATATGATTTAGCACAAAAACATCTGCTACCATCTCTTGTTTTAATTTCCATGATCAAATCTAATTCTCACAAAACCACACGTATGATCTATATACAACCTTGAAGATTAAAGTTTAAACACCATTTATGTGAATGTATTGTGTGGATACAATGCAAAAGAAGAAAATCACTCACTCAACCCATTCTCTCCTAAACCaggaaaaataaatcaattaaaatgaACATGATAAAATCCTAGTTTCTGAAAAATCAATTCCATGCACCCAAATTCATAGTGGTCACATACAGCAGTATTcagattaaattttatttttattgtttgcTAACAAAACAAAAGCTTACAAATTCCAAAGAAACAGAGGATCATGTGCATCAACACCATTAGAAATTTCCCAACAATCCCACAAAATCAACGCACACACATAGCATGAAGCGAAAATTGGAATAATGTGGAAGTGAAAGCGATTCAACAGTGTGAAATCACCAAAAAGCTCTCACCTTTCTGTAGATTGCTTCTGCAAAtgcagtgtgtgtgtgtgtgtgtgcagaGAGAATTGGAGGTTGGTTTTTGAAGTGTGGAAGTTGAAATGTTAAACGCCTACTACTTGAAAGTGACGACCCAAATTCGGTTGGTAGGACTATACTTTGTGTTAACTCTCAAGCAAAGAATATTACAAATAGATTTATGCACTTTAATCCTAACTTTCTCAATTTTGACCATTTATTATGAATGCGTGTAGCTTTTTAGCATTATTTTTGGAAACTAAATCCATAGTCCATACATTAAATATCTGAAAGTTTTCTTTCGTAAAGAAAAAActattttattcaattaaaGCTCCATCAACATTCTTTTAAGggttttcctcaaaaaaaaaaaaaaaacattcttTTAAGGGTTATTATAACTGCAAAAGAAAGAACAAttctatttttgtcattttatttgtatccttttattttaaaatattcctAATCTCcctctcaaaaaaataatattaataatttgggtaaatgtcactttatgtcccatcgtttggccgaattatcgattatgtcTCAACTTTTCGATAATATCTAATTGGTACCCAACGTatcaacatttttttaattgtatccCGTAAAAAATTTCTTGCGCCCGGAAGTTGACGTGGAACATCGGAATTGATTACGTGAAATTGTTAATCTACTTGGAATTACCAACATTATTATACTTGGAAGCCACCGCCTTCGCCTGGACCTCCTCGTCTCCCTCATTCGGTCAGACGGCCAGCAGCAAGCTCGCCACCGTCCCGACGCCACCATGACTCACGGCCAGACCACAGTAGCAGCAACGCGCGCGACTCGCTTCTTCCCCAGACACGACGGATTCTCACAGCACACGCACAAGTTCAATTCCAGTTTAGTgtgatttgtttttaaaatatttgtagtACAATATACACAATTTCTTGTTCATAAAAATACATTCGGTATTCTTGATTGTTTACAGCACATATAAAAGTTAACATCTTTTTCAGTTTAGTGCTATCTCTTGTTGATTTGTTGTGGTTTAATAAACAATGACTCAAATAGGATGCGAACTAAAAAGCTAGAAAAGCTAGAGTTCAAAAATGATAAACCTTGAATGGGTGTTCGATTACTGGTCTGTCAAAATGGTGAAGAGACCTGTTGAATGTTCTTGAGCTGGAGAATATGTTCGAGCTGGCAATTTCAAGTGGATTAATAATTTCACGTAATAAATTTTCGGTGTTCCACGTCAACTATCGGGCGCAGGAAAATTTTTACCGGacacaattaaaaatatattgataGATTGAGTACCAATTAGATATTATCAAAAagttgtgacataattaataattcggctaaacgatgggacataaagtgacATTTACCCTAATAATTATTAATCTCAATATAAAGTACTTCAGTTAAGATGTCACATTTCATACCACAACCATCAGAGTTAAGGATTTGCACGTCTAGCTAACTTTAATacacttaatttttattttctttgtgaAATTGCTTAAAGAAAACAGTATATTGATGTAACtaaatcataaaaataacaaaaaagtgATCATTAATTTTTTTGGCATTGCATAATTATTGTAAGTGAGTGATATATAACTTTAGTAATAAGGCATTGGTTATCTGAGGCGTATGAATTTCTCCTAAAGCAGCTGCGGCGTCGGTCAGCATCCAAGACAGTTGGGTGTAATTTGTTTGTCCAACTATATTACAGTTGAACAATATTAAGTAAAATTGAATCCATTCATTAATTCTTTGTTTTTATAGTGGGGTATATCTTTGTTAGTAGGGTGGCATTAGGATAAATGTCCATAAATAATGGGGTAAGCAAAATTTAACCCATtcattaattcttttttatttttattttttctataaacAGTGGGTTATGTTTACatcttttttatttgttttttttttaatgttatttggttttttttttttttgagggaaaacAGGTGCCTTTCATTAAACCATCAAAGAAGAGTTTACAGATAAAGGCCACACGTTCGAAGAAATAAAACCAGAACGAGAAACAAAAGCATAATTAGCTAAGCTATCAACAACACAATTATCCTCCCTCGGGCACCAGCTAAACTCCACCTGGTTCAAAGAATCCACAATGCTGTAAATCTCCTTAAGGATATCTCCTAAGAGGGAGAGATCATCTTCATGATTATGTAGTCTCCAAAAGAGTCGCTGGCAGTCCGTCTCCACAATGATATCTGTGAAACCTTTTTCAACACTGAAACTAAGGCCTTCAAGAACAGCGTGAGCCTCCCCTTCCTCAACCGTGAAGACTCCTTTAAGGAAGCCCATCCTAAAACCAACCTGATTGTTCTCCACGTCGCACAGAGCAATTCCCAGACCAGCCCCAGCCCCACTTCCTACCCCCGCGTCACAATTAATCTTCACTTGTGCCGCTCTAGAGCAGTCCACTCTGGTTGGTTTTGAGCTCACCATGCTTGAGCTAAGGGGATTAGACAACGTGGCTCTTTCAGCTATCACCAAACAATCAGAGTGAGATAAGATTTTGTTCTGGAACACAAGAAGATTACGAGCATACCAACAAGTCCATAAAACAGATGCAAAAAGACAATGAACCTCCTTTTCCGGAACCTCTCTGATTTTGCCAATCCACTCAACCAGACTCCACGGAGCTCTCGGATTTGTTGGCTGTAGTCGAATAGGTGAGGACTCCCAAAGGAACGTCGCCCAGGGACAGTCCCTGAGAGCGTGCTCGATAGTTTCCGTGGGCTTATCACATCTACGACAACAGGGATCCATCATGATAGAACGGGAGATAAGAGCTTTGGCAGTTGGGAGACAGCCACTCAAACATTTCCACAGAAAAAGCTTCACCTTAGGAATTACCGCCAAACCCCACACCCAATTCCATAAGGAAGATTCATCCGAAGAAGATGAAGGTTCCTCTCGGTTCTTAAGTGAACAGACAAGAAGGTATCCCGATTTGACCGAATATGAATTACCTTTACCATGAGGCCACAAAGGTCTATCTGGGGAACCGAGATTAACATCGAGATTTTCAGTGATCTTCCACAGCTCGTCCCTGGGCAAGATTGTTTCCACCTTTTGCATATCCCATGCTGGAGCATTATCAAACAGGAGCTCGTTGATTTTCATGTCACCCCAAGGGTCCTGCACTCTTGCAGCTTTAAAGTTTCCTTTGCCATCTGGTAGCCAAGCATCTTTGCCAATACGAATCCTTTTCCCGTCTCCCACCCTCCACGCAATTCCCTTGACCAGTA
This window encodes:
- the LOC131019149 gene encoding diphosphomevalonate decarboxylase 2, producing MAAERGEKWVLSVTAQTPTNIAVIKYWGKRDEELILPINDSISVTLDPGHLCTTTSVAVSPAFTHDRIWLNGKEVSLSGGRFQNCLRELRSRATDFEDEKKGIKINKKDWEKLRVHIVSYNNFPTAAGLASSAAGLACLVFSLAKLMNVKEDHSKLSAIARQGSGSACRSLYGGFVKWIMGKEDNGSDSIAVQLADEKHWDDLVIIIAVVSSKQKETSSTSGMRDTVETSALIKHRAKEVVPKRIKEMEEAIAKRDFPSFARLACADSNQFHAVCLDTLPPIFYMNDTSHRIIGCVEKWNRHEGSPQVAYTFDAGPNAVLISKNRKTAALLLQRLLFHFPPQSDADLNSYVIGDKTILKDAGIEDLKDIEALAPPPEIKENASTQRCRGDVSYFICTRPGRGPVVLADESQSLINPETGLPK
- the LOC131019228 gene encoding uncharacterized protein LOC131019228 isoform X2, giving the protein MFWKIIAVLLIAFLAWAYQALCPPPPRLCGSTGGPSVEGPRIRLRDGRHLAYMEHGVSKETANYKIILVHGFSSNKNEAHIARSALVEKLGIYLVSFDRPGYGESDPDPKRTMESTALDIEELGDQLELGPKFYVIGNSMGGQVVWGCLKYIPHRLAGAALIAPVINYWWPSFPAKLATEAYYEQSPQDQWALRVAHYSPSLVYWWNTQKWFPASSVAAGRPNLTAPDLQVLAKLHAKLVDRDYSTQQGVYESLHRDMRIGFGSWDFDPMNLDNPFLGREGSVHLWQGDTDGLVPVTLQRYIAKKLPWIHYHEMPNAGHLFAHADISATDAILNTLLVGDK
- the LOC131019228 gene encoding uncharacterized protein LOC131019228 isoform X1, whose translation is MKIQLMKLYFDFKKIAMFWKIIAVLLIAFLAWAYQALCPPPPRLCGSTGGPSVEGPRIRLRDGRHLAYMEHGVSKETANYKIILVHGFSSNKNEAHIARSALVEKLGIYLVSFDRPGYGESDPDPKRTMESTALDIEELGDQLELGPKFYVIGNSMGGQVVWGCLKYIPHRLAGAALIAPVINYWWPSFPAKLATEAYYEQSPQDQWALRVAHYSPSLVYWWNTQKWFPASSVAAGRPNLTAPDLQVLAKLHAKLVDRDYSTQQGVYESLHRDMRIGFGSWDFDPMNLDNPFLGREGSVHLWQGDTDGLVPVTLQRYIAKKLPWIHYHEMPNAGHLFAHADISATDAILNTLLVGDK
- the LOC131019290 gene encoding uncharacterized protein LOC131019290, which translates into the protein MSWKMRVVLLMGLVAWGYRAFRPPAPRLCGTRGGPPLVGPRIKLRDGRHLSYKEHGVPKEAAKYKVILVHGFSSSKHEASITATEMVEKLGIYFVSFDRPGYGESDPNPKRTIQSLAFDIEELGDQLELGPKFYIIGTSMGGQAVWGCLKYIPHRLAGAALLAPVVNYWWPSFPRALARDAYALQPVQDQWALRVARYAPWLVYWWNTQKWFPGSSVAAGTQNLTVPDLEIVARMVASGVSHKAYATQQGVHESYHRDMMVGFGDRDLDPMKLENPFPHGEGSVHVWHGIEDGVVPVSLQRYIVQKLPWIQYHELPNAGHLFSCGETAIKDAIFTKLFIPHKMDH